From the genome of Phreatobacter cathodiphilus, one region includes:
- a CDS encoding acyl-CoA dehydrogenase produces the protein MTDTLIADTADRLMAEVVTPAAVRGLKDRAAAAPVWSLLAESGFLDALVAEADGGAGLTAAEALPVLLAAGRHALPLPLGATMAARAAIAAAGEAAPEGMIALAASARRDGDDLVAQVPAGEFADAVLVPSEGGAMLLAVGRAAEEPTGEGSFCRLRWRGANGPLLSGFDPLLAGARIEAAEMAGAMEAMLATTLRYANDRSQFGKPIGKFQAVQQQLAVMTERVHGARAAADLAARAPDVPEAVATAKITIGEAAAEVTAIAHAVHGAIGMTEELDLHLLSDRLRRGRLRYGSERHWAGRLGEAVLAAPEATLLDFVRARVFL, from the coding sequence ATGACCGACACACTGATCGCCGACACCGCCGACCGCCTGATGGCGGAGGTCGTGACCCCCGCCGCCGTGCGCGGCCTGAAGGACCGCGCCGCCGCCGCTCCCGTCTGGAGCCTGCTGGCTGAATCCGGCTTTCTCGACGCCCTCGTGGCCGAGGCCGATGGCGGCGCCGGTCTGACCGCCGCCGAGGCACTGCCGGTCCTGCTGGCGGCCGGCCGCCACGCCCTGCCGTTGCCGCTCGGCGCCACCATGGCCGCGCGGGCGGCGATCGCGGCGGCGGGCGAGGCGGCGCCGGAGGGGATGATCGCGCTCGCGGCTTCGGCCCGGCGGGACGGCGACGACCTCGTGGCCCAGGTGCCGGCAGGCGAGTTTGCCGACGCGGTGCTGGTGCCGTCCGAAGGCGGCGCGATGCTGCTCGCGGTCGGCAGGGCGGCGGAGGAGCCGACGGGCGAGGGCAGCTTCTGCCGCCTGCGCTGGCGCGGCGCCAACGGTCCACTCCTCTCCGGATTCGATCCGCTCCTCGCGGGGGCCCGCATCGAGGCGGCGGAGATGGCGGGGGCGATGGAGGCGATGCTCGCCACGACGCTGCGTTATGCCAACGACAGGTCGCAGTTCGGCAAGCCCATCGGCAAGTTTCAGGCGGTGCAGCAGCAGCTTGCGGTGATGACCGAGCGCGTGCACGGCGCCCGCGCCGCCGCCGACCTCGCCGCCCGCGCGCCGGACGTCCCGGAGGCGGTGGCGACGGCGAAGATCACCATCGGCGAGGCGGCGGCCGAGGTCACCGCCATCGCCCATGCGGTGCACGGGGCCATCGGCATGACCGAGGAGCTCGACCTGCACCTCCTCTCCGACAGGCTCCGGCGCGGCCGGCTGCGCTACGGCTCGGAGCGTCACTGGGCCGGCCGACTCGGAGAGGCCGTGCTGGCTGCGCCCGAGGCGACCCTGCTCGACTTCGTCCGAGCCCGCGTATTTTTGTGA
- a CDS encoding acyl-CoA dehydrogenase family protein, giving the protein MTTFAPLPHATIPAADEALRAEVKAFLAEALSAMPPEKRARSWMGADPAFSRALGRRGWLGLSLPKRYGGAERGFFARFVIAEELLAAGAPVAAHWITDRQSGPLILRYGTEAQRAFYLPKISAGEIFFCIGMSEPNSGSDLASVRTRAEPLPGGGYRLNGRKIWTSNAAICHYMIALVRTSGTTEDRHKGLSQVIIDLKQPGIDIRPIRDLSGDAHFAEVTFDDVVLPAEALIGEEGAGWEQVNAELAFERSGPERILSSMVLVDTWLAYLKSLPSRSSDDVVLAGRLAAHLAALRALSIGVTARLVAGDSPVVHAALVKDLGTTYEQMIPQAISAALAADPGATPPDALMRTLAYTVSMSPSFSLRGGTREILRGMIARGIGLR; this is encoded by the coding sequence ATGACGACCTTCGCGCCGCTGCCCCATGCGACCATTCCCGCCGCGGACGAAGCCCTGCGCGCGGAGGTGAAGGCCTTCCTCGCCGAGGCTCTCTCGGCCATGCCGCCGGAGAAGCGGGCGCGCTCCTGGATGGGGGCCGACCCCGCCTTCAGCCGGGCGCTGGGACGGCGCGGCTGGCTGGGCTTGAGCCTGCCGAAGCGCTATGGCGGGGCGGAGCGCGGCTTCTTCGCGCGCTTCGTCATCGCCGAGGAGCTGCTGGCGGCGGGGGCTCCGGTGGCGGCACACTGGATCACCGACCGGCAGTCGGGACCGCTCATCCTGCGCTACGGCACCGAGGCGCAGCGCGCCTTCTACCTGCCGAAAATCTCGGCCGGCGAGATCTTCTTCTGTATCGGCATGAGCGAGCCCAATTCCGGCTCGGACCTCGCCAGCGTGCGCACCCGCGCCGAGCCGCTGCCGGGCGGCGGCTATCGCCTCAACGGGCGGAAGATCTGGACCAGCAACGCGGCGATCTGCCACTACATGATCGCTCTGGTGCGCACGTCGGGCACGACCGAAGACCGCCACAAGGGCCTGTCGCAGGTCATCATCGACCTGAAGCAACCGGGTATCGACATCCGCCCGATCCGCGACCTCTCGGGCGACGCCCATTTCGCCGAGGTCACCTTCGACGACGTGGTGCTGCCGGCGGAGGCCCTGATCGGCGAGGAGGGGGCGGGCTGGGAGCAGGTCAATGCCGAGCTCGCCTTCGAGCGTTCGGGGCCGGAGCGCATCCTCTCCTCCATGGTGCTGGTCGATACCTGGCTCGCCTATCTGAAGAGCCTGCCCTCGCGCAGCAGCGACGATGTCGTGCTCGCCGGCCGGCTGGCGGCCCATCTCGCTGCGCTGCGCGCCCTGTCGATCGGCGTCACCGCGCGCCTCGTCGCCGGCGACAGCCCGGTGGTGCACGCCGCCCTCGTGAAGGATCTCGGCACCACCTACGAGCAGATGATTCCGCAGGCGATTTCCGCGGCGCTCGCCGCCGATCCCGGCGCGACCCCGCCCGACGCGCTCATGCGCACGCTCGCCTATACGGTGAGCATGTCGCCCTCCTTCTCCCTGCGCGGCGGCACGCGCGAGATCCTGCGCGGCATGATCGCCCGCGGCATCGGCCTCAGGTAG
- a CDS encoding DUF2794 domain-containing protein: protein MSDMDSRIPGTVIPLNAGASPPRVSFDRRELQAILQLYGRMVAAGEWRDYAIDFLKGKAVFAIFRRASEMPLYRVEKNPEAKQGPYAVINTAGLVLKRGHDLRRVLAVLEKPLHVVQ, encoded by the coding sequence ATGTCCGACATGGATTCGCGAATTCCGGGCACCGTCATTCCCCTGAATGCCGGTGCCTCCCCCCCGCGGGTCTCCTTCGATCGGCGCGAGTTGCAGGCGATCCTCCAGCTCTACGGACGCATGGTCGCAGCCGGCGAGTGGCGCGACTACGCCATCGACTTCCTGAAGGGGAAAGCAGTCTTCGCCATCTTCCGCCGCGCCTCGGAAATGCCGCTCTACCGCGTGGAGAAGAACCCCGAGGCCAAGCAGGGGCCCTATGCCGTCATCAACACGGCGGGCCTCGTGCTGAAACGCGGCCACGACCTGAGGCGGGTGCTCGCCGTCCTCGAAAAGCCGCTGCACGTCGTCCAGTAG
- a CDS encoding ABC transporter ATP-binding protein/permease: protein MTSPPASAADGLDRKVFGDFFALAAGWWTGATARRAWFLTAALAACLIVNVGINFAVNTWNRRFFDALENTDTHTVFWAVVVFLGLVVCAAGVGVGIVLSRETLQVRWREWLIGSLLDRWIGGQRYYRMGLARTEPANPEYRIADDTRLATEPIVDFAIGLLSSIVSALTFVGVLWVVGGALTVQIGGATLWIPGYMVLAALFYGIAMSALMLWVGRRLPGAVARRNEAEAKLRFELTRLRENAESVALIRGEADERRALGTTYRDLVQRWLGVVRRHGHITWLTNGSGVFVPVLPLLLAAPKYLSGEFTLGQVTQLAGAFLQVQVAIAWLVDNFRALAQCYASMQRVTELTNAIDDIDGDFERGQTGGLVLVPSETGAVRLDDLTISDRSGRVLIDRAHARIEAGEKVMVSGESGTGKSTLVRALAGLWPWGSGAIALPAGGTIAFVPERAYLPAGTLRGALLYPAQTLAVDDAILSEALTEAGLGYLSQRLDEIDRWDQTLSNGERQRLAIARLLVQRPDLVILDGATSALDEGGEARLMATLVAALEGSTLISVGLRPGLEALHDRKLLLSRGERGARLASVALRPMAAAVT from the coding sequence TTGACGTCTCCCCCCGCCTCAGCAGCCGATGGTCTGGACCGCAAGGTCTTCGGAGACTTCTTCGCCCTGGCAGCCGGCTGGTGGACGGGGGCGACCGCGCGCCGCGCCTGGTTCCTCACCGCCGCGCTCGCCGCCTGCCTGATCGTCAACGTCGGCATCAACTTCGCCGTCAACACGTGGAACCGGCGTTTCTTCGATGCGCTCGAGAACACCGACACCCATACCGTGTTCTGGGCGGTGGTCGTCTTCCTCGGGCTTGTCGTTTGCGCCGCCGGCGTCGGCGTCGGCATCGTGCTGTCGCGCGAGACCCTGCAGGTGCGCTGGCGCGAGTGGCTCATCGGCTCGCTGCTGGACCGCTGGATCGGCGGCCAGCGCTACTACCGCATGGGCCTGGCGCGCACCGAGCCGGCCAACCCCGAATACCGCATCGCCGACGACACGCGGCTCGCGACCGAACCCATCGTCGATTTCGCCATCGGCCTCCTGTCCTCCATCGTCTCGGCGCTGACCTTCGTCGGCGTTCTCTGGGTCGTCGGCGGGGCGCTCACCGTGCAGATCGGCGGAGCCACCCTCTGGATCCCCGGCTACATGGTCCTGGCGGCGCTGTTCTACGGCATCGCGATGTCGGCGCTGATGCTGTGGGTCGGTCGCCGGCTGCCGGGGGCGGTCGCCCGCCGCAACGAAGCGGAGGCCAAGCTGCGCTTCGAGCTGACGCGGCTGCGCGAGAACGCCGAGAGCGTGGCGCTGATCCGCGGCGAGGCGGACGAGCGGCGGGCGCTGGGGACCACCTATCGGGACCTCGTCCAGCGCTGGCTCGGCGTCGTGCGACGCCACGGCCACATCACCTGGCTGACCAACGGCAGCGGCGTCTTCGTGCCGGTCCTGCCGCTGCTGCTGGCGGCGCCGAAATATCTGTCGGGTGAATTCACCCTCGGACAGGTGACCCAGCTCGCCGGCGCCTTCCTGCAGGTCCAGGTCGCCATCGCCTGGCTCGTCGACAATTTCCGCGCGCTAGCGCAGTGCTACGCCTCGATGCAGCGCGTCACCGAACTGACCAACGCCATCGACGACATCGACGGCGATTTCGAGCGCGGCCAGACCGGCGGACTGGTTCTCGTCCCCTCGGAGACCGGCGCCGTGAGGCTCGACGACCTCACCATCTCGGACCGCAGCGGCCGGGTGCTGATCGACCGGGCCCATGCCCGCATCGAGGCCGGCGAGAAGGTCATGGTGTCCGGCGAGAGCGGCACCGGCAAGTCGACCCTGGTGCGGGCGCTGGCGGGGCTCTGGCCGTGGGGGAGCGGGGCCATCGCCCTGCCGGCGGGCGGCACCATCGCCTTCGTGCCCGAACGGGCCTATCTGCCGGCGGGGACGCTGCGCGGCGCGCTGCTCTATCCGGCGCAGACTCTCGCCGTCGACGACGCCATCCTGAGCGAGGCCCTGACCGAAGCCGGTCTCGGCTATCTCTCCCAGCGCCTCGACGAGATCGACCGCTGGGACCAGACGCTGTCCAACGGCGAGCGCCAGCGCCTCGCCATCGCGCGTCTGCTCGTGCAGCGGCCCGATCTCGTCATCCTCGACGGTGCCACCAGCGCCCTCGACGAGGGCGGCGAGGCGCGGCTGATGGCGACCCTGGTCGCGGCTCTCGAAGGTTCGACGCTGATCAGCGTCGGCCTCAGGCCCGGCCTCGAGGCGCTGCACGACCGCAAGCTCCTGCTCTCCCGCGGCGAGCGCGGCGCACGCCTCGCCTCCGTCGCCCTGCGGCCGATGGCGGCCGCCGTCACCTGA
- a CDS encoding AEC family transporter, with protein sequence MVELLSLVAPVFGLVALGYAAALAGLIGERAGEGLTSYLFVIGAPALMFKLLTAAVFPGVFPWGYWIAYYAGMAIVWGLATVLAAGLFRRSHGDAVIAGLATGQANTVLIGIPIILKAYGEEAAFPIAMLLAVNLPITMTLATLMLEGSRAATGGTLFVKLGRGLITHPLIIAMAAGVAFQAAGIRPAGVAASMLDMVAGTTIPLSLIALGLSLKTYGRREDVPVALMICALRLIVHPAIAYVVAHHVFALPPAWTGTVVLFAAMPAGINAYLFAARYGQGVGIASTAVALSTLLAVVSSILWLRVLGIG encoded by the coding sequence ATGGTCGAACTCCTCTCGCTCGTCGCCCCGGTCTTCGGGCTCGTCGCCCTCGGCTATGCGGCGGCGCTGGCGGGGCTGATCGGCGAGCGGGCGGGCGAGGGGCTCACCTCCTACCTCTTCGTCATCGGTGCTCCAGCGCTGATGTTCAAGCTGCTGACCGCCGCGGTCTTTCCCGGGGTGTTCCCGTGGGGCTACTGGATCGCCTACTACGCGGGAATGGCCATCGTCTGGGGCCTGGCGACGGTGCTGGCGGCCGGACTGTTCAGGCGCAGCCATGGCGACGCCGTCATCGCCGGCCTCGCCACCGGCCAGGCCAACACCGTGCTGATCGGCATCCCGATCATTCTCAAGGCCTATGGCGAGGAGGCGGCCTTTCCCATCGCCATGCTGCTGGCGGTGAACCTGCCGATCACCATGACCTTGGCGACGCTGATGCTGGAGGGTAGTCGCGCCGCCACCGGCGGAACGCTGTTCGTCAAGCTCGGGCGCGGCCTGATCACCCACCCGCTGATCATCGCCATGGCGGCCGGCGTCGCCTTCCAGGCGGCCGGCATCAGGCCCGCAGGCGTCGCCGCTTCCATGCTGGACATGGTGGCCGGCACCACCATCCCCCTGTCGCTCATCGCCCTCGGCCTGTCGCTCAAGACCTACGGCCGGCGCGAGGACGTGCCGGTGGCGCTGATGATCTGCGCGCTGCGCCTCATCGTGCACCCGGCCATCGCCTATGTCGTGGCCCACCACGTCTTCGCGCTGCCGCCCGCCTGGACCGGTACGGTCGTGCTCTTCGCCGCCATGCCGGCCGGCATCAACGCCTATCTCTTCGCCGCCCGCTACGGCCAGGGGGTGGGCATCGCTTCCACCGCCGTCGCCCTCTCCACCCTGCTGGCGGTCGTCTCCTCCATCCTCTGGCTGCGCGTTCTCGGCATCGGCTGA
- a CDS encoding response regulator, with translation MPAGRAATPARGPSLKVLIADDHAFSREVVARIASALGHEVTSVDGGHAALEAAAVNDFDVAVIDRRMPDMDGAAVAIAMKAHARHPRLVALSGDDPADMLPGLFDVVLQKPVEASVLARALAG, from the coding sequence ATGCCCGCCGGAAGAGCCGCCACACCCGCCCGGGGACCGTCCCTGAAGGTGCTGATCGCCGACGATCACGCCTTCTCGCGCGAGGTCGTGGCCCGCATCGCCAGCGCCCTCGGCCACGAGGTGACCTCCGTCGACGGCGGCCACGCCGCGCTCGAGGCCGCCGCCGTCAATGATTTCGACGTCGCCGTCATCGATCGCCGCATGCCGGACATGGACGGCGCCGCCGTCGCCATCGCCATGAAGGCGCATGCCCGCCATCCGCGCCTCGTTGCGCTGTCCGGCGACGACCCCGCCGACATGCTGCCCGGCCTCTTCGACGTGGTGCTGCAGAAGCCGGTCGAGGCATCGGTGCTGGCGCGGGCCCTCGCCGGCTGA
- a CDS encoding glutamine amidotransferase, whose protein sequence is MSVRPLLRPDATISGPVPPVVRRKGAPRAVRPKDVLIVLHQEHSTPGRVGRLLQERGFRLDIRRPRFGDPLPTDTAGLAGAVIFGGPMSANDPDDFVKAETDWIGLALKEELPFLGICLGAQMLARHLGAKVGFHPDGHVEVGYYPLHPTEAALRELPWPDHVYQWHREGFEVPAGAELLATGDCFANQAIRVGKAAYGIQFHPEVTHWMMNRWTTRAHERMASPNARPRQDHFDGRYLHDPGVRLWLDAFLDHWTALKVA, encoded by the coding sequence ATGTCCGTGCGTCCACTGTTGCGACCTGACGCGACGATTTCCGGACCGGTCCCGCCGGTCGTGCGACGCAAGGGCGCCCCGCGCGCCGTCCGGCCGAAGGACGTTCTCATCGTCCTCCACCAGGAACATTCGACCCCCGGAAGGGTCGGCCGCCTGCTGCAGGAGCGCGGCTTCCGGCTCGACATCCGCCGGCCGCGCTTCGGCGATCCGCTCCCGACCGACACGGCGGGCCTCGCCGGCGCCGTCATCTTCGGCGGCCCGATGAGCGCCAACGACCCCGACGACTTCGTCAAGGCCGAGACCGACTGGATCGGCCTCGCGCTGAAAGAGGAACTGCCCTTCCTCGGCATCTGCCTCGGCGCCCAGATGCTGGCCCGCCATCTCGGTGCGAAGGTCGGCTTCCACCCGGATGGCCATGTCGAGGTCGGCTACTACCCGCTCCATCCCACCGAGGCGGCGCTGCGCGAACTGCCCTGGCCCGACCACGTCTACCAGTGGCACCGCGAGGGGTTCGAGGTTCCGGCGGGCGCCGAACTGCTCGCCACCGGCGACTGCTTCGCCAACCAGGCGATCCGCGTCGGCAAGGCCGCCTACGGCATCCAGTTCCACCCCGAGGTGACGCACTGGATGATGAACCGCTGGACCACGCGCGCCCACGAGCGCATGGCCTCGCCCAATGCGCGGCCGCGGCAGGACCATTTCGACGGCCGCTACCTGCACGATCCCGGCGTGCGCCTGTGGCTCGACGCGTTCCTCGATCACTGGACGGCCCTCAAGGTCGCCTGA
- the thpR gene encoding RNA 2',3'-cyclic phosphodiesterase: MPRIFTGLEVPEALREDLARLRGGLMSARWMEPEDYHLTLRFVGDVDERTANEIADLLYAVRKRSIEVTLTGLGAFGGDRPRSIFVQVRQTQPLMELQAEHERIMRRVGLSPEPRKFVPHITLARLSRDATARSVADWLALRGLFMSRTFIVPSFALFSSKESVGGGPYLVEETYPLAA; the protein is encoded by the coding sequence ATGCCCCGCATCTTCACCGGTCTCGAGGTTCCCGAGGCCCTGCGCGAGGATCTGGCGAGGCTGCGCGGCGGCCTGATGAGCGCCCGCTGGATGGAGCCGGAGGATTACCACCTCACCCTGCGCTTCGTCGGCGACGTGGACGAGCGCACCGCCAACGAGATCGCCGACCTGCTCTATGCGGTGCGCAAGCGGTCCATCGAGGTGACGCTGACCGGCCTCGGCGCCTTCGGCGGCGACCGGCCCCGCTCCATCTTCGTGCAGGTCCGCCAGACCCAGCCTCTCATGGAGCTTCAGGCCGAGCACGAACGCATCATGCGCCGCGTCGGCCTGTCGCCCGAGCCGCGCAAGTTCGTTCCCCACATCACCCTGGCGCGCCTGTCGCGCGACGCCACGGCCCGCTCGGTCGCCGACTGGCTGGCGCTGCGCGGCCTGTTCATGAGCCGCACCTTCATCGTGCCGAGCTTCGCGCTCTTCTCCTCGAAGGAATCGGTCGGCGGCGGGCCCTATCTGGTCGAGGAGACCTATCCGCTGGCCGCCTGA
- a CDS encoding L,D-transpeptidase family protein, whose amino-acid sequence MQQTAGIPQVAISRSNRLGGWRLALSAAACAVLLAGCQGQTLSRNDPNRGNAPLAQAVLEELNVKGMTRTSPVLMRIFKEEAELEVWKRDASGRYALFKTYPICNYSGDLGPKVREGDRQSPEGFYQINMGLMNPRSSYYLAFNMGFPNQFDRSYGRTGSHLMVHGDCSSRGCYAMTDEAIAEVYALAREALQGGQESFQVQAYPFRMTPRNMARHRNNPHMAFWKNLKEGHDHFEVTRQEPQVDVCERRYVFNAVSPQSVLAQAGGTTETREMIAASDPWAGTRRTGAARGNVTTAPAPRTPVPTSLNQPVTTMAPVTREAPASARSIRTRFTAIGDDTSAPRPTFQAAARCPAYVVPPAIRQAVAAKNARDMAQVAALSREITAAPPRSGIDGGTHRTFAARFAHRQIRVGSSEPTFSLASQQSQPVTLVSARSPSTPDAAPAAAAAPAAPALASASSTPVTLEASISTTMMSAPVPQPSPMRTTIAQRQSGGEVSQALPGTAFAPVQPAAQPAQPQGNWLSRAMGALGGGNGEPASAQPQVAPQVANQGAARN is encoded by the coding sequence TTGCAGCAGACGGCCGGCATTCCCCAGGTGGCAATCTCGCGGTCCAACCGTCTCGGCGGCTGGCGGCTGGCGCTGTCGGCCGCGGCCTGCGCCGTGCTCCTGGCGGGCTGCCAGGGCCAGACCCTGTCGCGCAACGATCCCAACCGCGGCAATGCGCCGCTGGCCCAGGCCGTCCTCGAGGAGCTGAACGTCAAGGGAATGACGCGCACCTCGCCGGTGCTGATGCGCATCTTCAAGGAAGAGGCCGAGCTGGAGGTGTGGAAGCGCGATGCGAGCGGTCGCTACGCGCTCTTCAAGACCTATCCGATCTGCAACTATTCCGGCGATCTCGGCCCGAAGGTGCGGGAGGGCGACCGGCAGTCGCCGGAAGGGTTCTACCAGATCAACATGGGTCTGATGAATCCGCGCTCGTCCTATTACCTCGCCTTCAACATGGGCTTCCCCAACCAGTTCGACCGCTCCTATGGCCGCACCGGCTCGCATCTGATGGTGCACGGCGACTGCTCGTCGCGCGGCTGTTACGCCATGACGGACGAGGCCATCGCCGAGGTCTATGCCCTGGCCCGCGAGGCGCTGCAGGGCGGCCAGGAGAGCTTCCAGGTCCAGGCCTATCCGTTCCGCATGACGCCGCGCAACATGGCGCGCCATCGCAACAACCCGCACATGGCCTTCTGGAAGAACCTGAAGGAAGGCCACGACCATTTCGAGGTGACGCGCCAGGAGCCGCAGGTCGACGTCTGCGAGCGCCGCTACGTGTTCAACGCCGTCTCGCCGCAGTCGGTGCTGGCGCAGGCCGGCGGAACGACCGAAACGCGCGAGATGATCGCGGCGAGCGATCCCTGGGCCGGCACCCGCCGCACGGGTGCCGCCCGCGGCAACGTCACAACCGCGCCGGCGCCGCGCACCCCGGTGCCGACCTCGCTCAACCAGCCGGTGACCACCATGGCGCCGGTGACGCGCGAGGCGCCGGCCTCGGCCCGCTCCATCCGCACCCGCTTCACCGCCATCGGCGACGACACCTCGGCGCCGCGCCCGACCTTCCAGGCGGCAGCCCGCTGCCCGGCCTATGTGGTGCCCCCGGCCATCCGCCAGGCGGTGGCCGCCAAGAACGCCCGCGACATGGCGCAGGTCGCCGCCCTCTCCCGGGAGATCACCGCCGCCCCGCCGCGGTCCGGCATCGACGGCGGCACGCACCGCACCTTCGCCGCCCGTTTCGCCCATCGGCAAATTCGCGTCGGGTCCTCTGAGCCGACCTTCTCGCTGGCGAGCCAGCAGAGCCAGCCGGTGACGCTCGTCTCGGCCCGCTCGCCGTCGACGCCGGACGCGGCCCCGGCGGCTGCGGCGGCCCCTGCGGCCCCGGCTCTCGCCTCGGCGAGCTCCACGCCGGTGACGCTCGAGGCCTCGATCTCGACCACCATGATGAGCGCGCCGGTCCCGCAGCCCTCGCCCATGCGCACCACCATCGCCCAGCGCCAGAGCGGCGGCGAGGTGTCTCAGGCGCTGCCCGGCACGGCCTTCGCGCCGGTCCAGCCGGCGGCTCAGCCGGCCCAGCCGCAGGGCAACTGGCTGTCCCGCGCCATGGGCGCCCTCGGCGGCGGCAACGGTGAACCGGCCTCCGCCCAGCCGCAGGTCGCGCCGCAGGTGGCCAATCAGGGCGCCGCCCGCAACTGA
- a CDS encoding acetyl-CoA carboxylase carboxyltransferase subunit alpha, which translates to MRSYLDFEKPIAELESKVEELREVAARDGGVSITEEVTRLEQKADQALKDLYQGLTPWQKTLVARHPGRPHTLDYIAKLVEDFTPLAGDRAFGEDEAIIGGFGRFRGQSICIMGHERGDTTETRIRHNFGMARPEGYRKAVRLMETAQRFDIPVVSLVDTAGAYPGIGAEERGQAEAIARSTDCSLGLGVPNIAVIIGEGGSGGAIAIATANRVMMLEHAIYSVISPEGAASILWRDTTKAQEAATNMKITAQDLMRFGVIDQIVQEPVGGAHRDPDLAVQRVGDAIEASLQGLSGLPGEEIRRLRRDKFLAIGRAI; encoded by the coding sequence ATGCGCAGCTACCTCGATTTCGAAAAGCCGATCGCCGAACTCGAATCCAAGGTCGAGGAGCTGCGGGAGGTCGCCGCCCGCGACGGCGGCGTCTCCATCACCGAAGAGGTGACGCGGCTGGAGCAGAAGGCCGACCAGGCGCTGAAGGACCTCTACCAGGGCCTCACGCCCTGGCAGAAGACGCTGGTCGCCCGCCATCCCGGCCGTCCCCACACGCTCGACTACATCGCCAAGCTGGTCGAGGACTTCACCCCGCTCGCCGGCGACCGGGCGTTCGGCGAGGACGAGGCGATCATCGGCGGCTTCGGCCGGTTCCGCGGCCAGAGCATCTGCATCATGGGCCACGAGCGCGGCGACACGACCGAGACGCGCATCCGGCACAATTTCGGCATGGCGCGCCCGGAGGGCTACCGCAAGGCGGTGCGCCTCATGGAGACCGCCCAGCGCTTCGACATTCCCGTGGTGTCGCTGGTCGACACCGCCGGCGCCTATCCGGGCATCGGCGCCGAGGAGCGCGGCCAGGCCGAGGCCATCGCCCGCTCCACCGACTGCAGCCTGGGGCTCGGCGTACCCAACATCGCCGTCATCATCGGCGAGGGCGGCTCGGGCGGCGCCATTGCCATCGCCACCGCCAACAGGGTGATGATGCTGGAACATGCCATCTACAGCGTCATCTCGCCGGAAGGCGCCGCATCGATCCTGTGGCGCGACACGACCAAGGCGCAGGAAGCGGCGACCAACATGAAGATCACGGCGCAGGACCTGATGCGGTTCGGGGTGATCGACCAGATCGTTCAGGAACCGGTGGGCGGCGCCCACCGCGACCCCGACCTCGCGGTGCAGCGGGTCGGCGACGCGATCGAGGCCTCGCTCCAGGGCCTTTCCGGCCTGCCGGGCGAGGAGATCCGGCGGCTGCGGCGGGACAAGTTCCTGGCCATCGGCCGGGCGATCTGA
- a CDS encoding site-specific tyrosine recombinase XerD, with translation MAGEIDLFLDMMAAERGAARNTLEAYRRDLDDYESFLAAMGTGPKTATTATIRDYLADCQGRGLKTASVARRLSAVRQLHRFLYGEGLSGEDPAAVLEGPKRGRPLPKTLGLAEVDRLLAVAREGLDDAARPVSERLRAARLTCLLELLYATGMRVSELIALPVGAARRDQRFLVVRGKGNKERIVPLNAAAKDAMAAYLALREEAGLGPSKWLFPSSGESGHLTRQHVGRELKGVAGAAGLSAAKVSPHVLRHAFASHLLQNGADLRAVQQLLGHADIATTQIYTHVLDERLKSLVRDLHPLGNED, from the coding sequence ATGGCGGGGGAGATCGACCTCTTCCTCGACATGATGGCGGCCGAGCGGGGTGCCGCCCGCAATACGCTCGAGGCCTATCGCCGCGACCTCGACGACTACGAATCCTTCCTCGCCGCCATGGGCACCGGTCCGAAGACAGCGACCACGGCGACGATCCGCGACTATCTCGCCGACTGCCAGGGGCGGGGCCTGAAGACCGCCTCCGTCGCCCGCCGGCTGTCGGCGGTGCGACAGCTCCACCGCTTCCTCTACGGGGAGGGGCTGAGCGGCGAGGATCCCGCGGCGGTGCTGGAGGGGCCGAAGCGCGGACGGCCGCTGCCGAAGACGCTGGGACTCGCCGAGGTCGACCGCCTGCTCGCCGTCGCCCGCGAGGGTCTGGACGACGCGGCCCGGCCGGTTAGCGAGCGGCTCCGGGCGGCGCGGCTCACCTGCCTCCTCGAACTCCTCTACGCGACGGGCATGCGCGTGTCGGAGCTGATTGCGCTTCCTGTCGGGGCGGCGCGGCGCGACCAGCGCTTCCTCGTGGTGCGCGGCAAGGGCAACAAGGAGCGCATCGTTCCCCTCAACGCCGCGGCCAAGGACGCCATGGCGGCCTATCTCGCCCTGCGCGAGGAGGCCGGGCTCGGCCCGTCGAAATGGCTCTTTCCCTCCTCAGGCGAGAGCGGCCATCTGACGCGCCAGCACGTGGGGCGCGAGTTGAAGGGCGTGGCGGGTGCCGCCGGGCTGTCGGCGGCCAAGGTGTCGCCGCACGTGCTGCGTCACGCCTTCGCCAGCCACCTCCTGCAGAACGGGGCCGACCTGCGCGCCGTGCAACAGTTGCTCGGCCATGCCGACATTGCGACGACACAGATCTATACCCATGTGCTGGACGAGCGCCTGAAGAGCCTCGTGCGCGACCTGCACCCCCTCGGCAACGAGGACTAG